Genomic window (Longimicrobiaceae bacterium):
GCCCGGCTGGCATGGCAGGAAGGGTCGGTGGACGCGCACCGTCGACGTCGGCCGCTGCGGTCGTTTCTCAATCGTCCTGGTGACGAGCAACGCCTGCTACTCCGGGCGCTCACGGCGCTGCTGTCGGTGCGCCTTGCCCTGTGGACGCTGCCCGCCCGCACGACGCTGCGAATCGTCAACGGTTTGGTGGAGCGTCGGCTCCGGAGAGGACAGTCGGAAGAAGTTGCCGTCGAGCGAATCGGTTGGGCGGTGGGCAAAGCCGCGCACCACGTTCCCAACGCTACCTGTCTTACGCAGGCATTGGCGGCGCAGTTGTTACTGGCTCGGTATCGACACGAGTCGCGACTCTGCATCGGCGTGGCGCGTGATGGAGAGAGAGGTTTCGAAGCACACGCCTGGATCGAGGCGGAGGGTCGAGTAGTGGTGGGAGGAGGCCGCCGGCTCGAGCGCTATTCGCGGCTGCCGGATCTTGCGGGTGTGTTGTCGCTGAAATAGGGGCGCTCTCGCTCGAATCGATGTGGCAGGTGAAGGTGATGTAGTCGCAACTCGATCCACTTCAGCCGCCCCGATCCGGAGCGGTCAACGATGTCGACCCGATGCTCACCAGCGCTCTCGCGGACGATGCTCCCCAGCCCAGCGCGCGGACCTCGGATGCCAGCCCCCATTACGCTCGATACCTCCGTGCGGGCGACCAAGGAGCAGGTCTCCTGCGAGGTTTCTCCCGACGTCATCATACTGAATCTGAAGAACGGCGAATATTACGGGCTCAATGAGGTGGGAGCCGTGATCTGGGAGCTTCTCCAGGAATCCCGTTCGGTCCTGGAGATCCGGGATCGGATTCTCGAGCGGTACCCCGATGTTTCGATCGAGGAGTGCACGGGCGATCTGCTGAACCTGCTGGAGGAGCTCTCCGCTTCCGACCTGATCGAGATCGGCGTGTCCACCGAACGCTGACGCCGAGCGCGGCGTTCAACCCTCCCTTGCCGGGAGTCGAGCTGGTGCGAGTCACCGAGCCGTCCGTGCTCACGAGCTCTAAGGAGTTCCAGGTGCTGGTCTGCTGTGGCCGCGGCGACCGGAGCGCCAGCGCGCAGCGGCTCCAAGCCCTCCTGGACGAGGGCATAGACTGGTCCCTCCTGCTCACGCTCGCGCACCGGCACCGACTGGCTCCCCTGGTCTACTGGCACTTGGAGGCCCTGGACGAGCACGCGGTGCCGGAGGCCGTGCGTCGGCGCCTGCGCCATACCTTCTTCGAAAACGCCAGTTGGCAGCTGCGCTTCACCGGCGAGCTGCGCGATCTACTCCAGGTTCTGTCGGACCACGGGATCATCGCGGTGCCGTACAAGGGGCCCGTGCTGGCCAAGCAGCTCTACGGCGCGATTTCGCTGCGAGAGAGCTCGGATCTCGACATCCTGGTGCGGCGCGACGACTTCGCTCGCGCGAGAGAGTTGCTGCTCGAGCGCGGGTTCACGGCTCGACGTCCGCTGGACAATCGCGACCGGGCCTTCATGCTCCGCAACCGTTATGCGGAGAGCCTGGATGGTCCGCTCGGTCTGACAGTGGAGCTGCACTGGGGCTTCACCAACGCAGACGTCGCCTTTCCCCTCGCGCTCGACGAGCTCCAGCCCCGACTACAGGAGCTGGACATCGATGGGTTCGAGGTGCCTGCCTTCGCGGCCGAAGATCACCTGTTGATCCTGACCGTACACGGGGCCAAGCATCTCTGGTGCAGGCTCGAATGGGTCTGCGGGGTGGCCGAGCTCGCGCGCACCTTCAGCCCGGTCCAATGGCAGGTCGTCGCGCAACGGGCACGCGAAACGGGGAGCGAGCGCACCCTTCTGCTGGGCCTGTTACTCGCCCATGAGCTGCTCGAGGCTCCCATTCCTCAGGATCTTCTCAGGCGGGCCCGCCGTAATCCGCAGGTCGTGCTGCTCTTCGAAGACGTGAAATGGCTCCTCGCCGCCGAAGAGGCCATCACGGAGAGCGCGGAAAAATTCGGCAGCTTGCACCACGATCTCTTCCATTTTCGCCTGCGCGAACGCCTGCGGGATCGGGTTCGCTTCCTCTTGTATCGCTTCACCACCCCGAGCAGGCCGGAGCGCTGGGTGGCCGTGCGGGTTGGCACGCACTTCCTCCCCGTGCACGCCGTTTTCCGTCCGGTCCGGGTGATGGCCAAGCTCGTTCCCGCCCTCTGGTGGTATGCCACGCGGAAGCGGGCGCGCGACCTGCCGTCTCCGCGGCGGGCGGCGTGAGCCCGGATCACACGAGCACCATCGCCTGCCCGCCCCGGATCTAGGCGTTCGTCACCTTCTCAGACCGCAGACACCGATGCTTCCAACGCGGGTCGGTCGAGCAGCGCTGCTCTCCTGCGTCCTCCTCACGGCGGCGTGCGGTGACGATGACGACGGCGGCACCGGTCCGGTGCAGCCGCGCGAGCGCACGCCCGCCGAGCAGCTCTCCGATCGACCGGTGGCGGTGAAGAACACCGCGATCGCACCGCAGTTCTTCGACTCGCCGTTGTCGGCACCCGCCTCCGGCGAACCGATGACGGAAGAGGAGGCCGCAGCCTTCCTGCAGAATCTCTCCGATCCCCAGGTCGACGTCGGGCGCGCTCTGGGCCGAGTGGGCGACGCGGCGGTGCAGAGCCGGGTGCCCGACCCGGCCATGCGGGCCGCACTGGCCTTCATCGCGGAGTATTCTCCGGCCGTCTGGGAGCAGTTCACGACCGCCGAGACCGAAAGCGGGGAGCCGTTGGTGGGGGTGCTCGAGTTCTCGCGCGGGACCGGGCCGGAATGGGAGTCCGGGTCCGTGTACGCGCGGGTTCAGGCGAGCGCCGGGAGCGATCAGCTCGCTTACATCATCAACGACCTCTACGAGGCCGAAGATCCGCGGGTGATAGGGGCGATCATCGCCCATGAGATTCTGACGCACACCAGCGCGCACAACTCGATGCACGCGGAGGCCGCCGGAGTGGGGATCCAGTCCCACCTCTATGCGCGAATCGTCGCCAACAACCCCGAGCTGCTACAATCGCCCACGCGCCTGCGCCAGATCGTGAGCCAGCTCACTATCCAGTACATGATGGGCACGCCCACCATGGCGGGTGCGAGCGCCTCGGACCAGGGTATTCGCGGCAGCAACGGCAACCAACCGCTGGTCGTCACCTCCGATCGGCTCCGCCAGCGCAACTTCGTCTCGCTGTTCAGCGGCTTGGGCGGTGATCCGATTCCGGGGAGCGCCATCCTGGGGCAGGCGTACCAGGCGCTGCTCGGGGCGGCCAATGCCTGTCCCACGGAGACCATCGACGCGTCCACGACCGCGTGTCTGGATGGCCAGATCGGCACGTGGTCGAGCGGAGAGCAGGTGCTCACGGAGCGGGTCCGGTGGGCCGACCTCTTCACCCTCGACCTGAAGAAGCGCACCGACTGATCCTCCGTGCTGATTCTCCGGACTGATCCTCCGGACCGGTGCTCCAGACCGATCCTCCGCGCCGGCTGCGCTGCTGCAAGAGATCGGTAGTACGGCCACACAGAA
Coding sequences:
- a CDS encoding lasso peptide biosynthesis B2 protein, which produces MDAHRRRRPLRSFLNRPGDEQRLLLRALTALLSVRLALWTLPARTTLRIVNGLVERRLRRGQSEEVAVERIGWAVGKAAHHVPNATCLTQALAAQLLLARYRHESRLCIGVARDGERGFEAHAWIEAEGRVVVGGGRRLERYSRLPDLAGVLSLK
- a CDS encoding PqqD family protein: MPAPITLDTSVRATKEQVSCEVSPDVIILNLKNGEYYGLNEVGAVIWELLQESRSVLEIRDRILERYPDVSIEECTGDLLNLLEELSASDLIEIGVSTER
- a CDS encoding nucleotidyltransferase family protein, which gives rise to MLTSSKEFQVLVCCGRGDRSASAQRLQALLDEGIDWSLLLTLAHRHRLAPLVYWHLEALDEHAVPEAVRRRLRHTFFENASWQLRFTGELRDLLQVLSDHGIIAVPYKGPVLAKQLYGAISLRESSDLDILVRRDDFARARELLLERGFTARRPLDNRDRAFMLRNRYAESLDGPLGLTVELHWGFTNADVAFPLALDELQPRLQELDIDGFEVPAFAAEDHLLILTVHGAKHLWCRLEWVCGVAELARTFSPVQWQVVAQRARETGSERTLLLGLLLAHELLEAPIPQDLLRRARRNPQVVLLFEDVKWLLAAEEAITESAEKFGSLHHDLFHFRLRERLRDRVRFLLYRFTTPSRPERWVAVRVGTHFLPVHAVFRPVRVMAKLVPALWWYATRKRARDLPSPRRAA